In Candidatus Alcyoniella australis, a genomic segment contains:
- a CDS encoding amidohydrolase family protein has translation MSVAGIDDRLLRAPARRPIVDVHTHLFPERLFRAIRQWFDNVGWRIDYPYRTTEVLDLLRGWGVEENWALIYAHKPGLAAQLNAWMGNVQQQHAGVRGFATLHPDDPQPELILQRALDEYRLCGVKIHAEVQQIRVDDQRLDRAFDLLQERGLPCVLHCGDAPYPEPPPILRWELVARRLERHPRLRAVIAHLGANQTTHYLELMQRYPGLYLDVSFTRFPGSPGLTDIDPSILEPVCDRLLFGSDFPNITFGYADQVDCWLELDWVREHADDLFVNNARRLLPPSAASYNLEE, from the coding sequence ATGAGCGTCGCAGGCATCGACGATCGGCTGTTGCGCGCACCGGCACGGCGGCCGATCGTCGACGTTCACACCCACTTGTTTCCCGAGCGACTGTTTCGCGCGATCCGTCAATGGTTCGACAACGTGGGCTGGCGCATCGACTACCCCTATCGCACGACCGAGGTGCTCGATCTGCTACGCGGCTGGGGCGTTGAGGAGAACTGGGCGCTGATCTACGCGCACAAGCCGGGCCTGGCCGCACAGCTCAACGCCTGGATGGGCAACGTGCAGCAGCAACATGCCGGGGTGCGCGGGTTCGCCACGTTGCATCCCGACGATCCGCAACCCGAGCTGATCCTCCAGCGCGCATTGGACGAGTATCGACTGTGCGGGGTGAAGATTCACGCCGAGGTTCAACAGATCCGTGTGGACGACCAGCGGCTGGACCGCGCCTTTGACCTGCTGCAGGAGCGCGGCCTGCCCTGCGTGCTGCACTGCGGCGACGCGCCGTATCCCGAGCCCCCGCCGATTTTGCGCTGGGAACTGGTGGCGCGCAGGCTCGAGCGCCATCCGCGACTGCGGGCGGTAATCGCGCACCTGGGGGCCAATCAGACCACGCATTACCTGGAGCTGATGCAACGCTATCCGGGCCTGTACCTCGATGTCTCGTTCACGCGCTTTCCCGGCTCCCCGGGACTTACGGACATTGATCCGTCGATCCTGGAGCCGGTCTGCGATCGGCTGCTGTTCGGCTCGGACTTTCCCAACATCACCTTTGGCTACGCCGACCAGGTCGACTGCTGGCTCGAGCTGGATTGGGTGCGCGAACACGCGGACGATCTGTTCGTCAACAATGCCCGGCGGCTCTTGCCGCCGTCCGCTGCCTCATACAATCTGGAGGAGTGA
- a CDS encoding MaoC/PaaZ C-terminal domain-containing protein: MKISTELWGAALDEHSVDIDWRATTNYAAGAGDLNPRYLDDTHPQGMVAPPMFAVALTWPMIQGIQTSLGDRLQPEVVMTMVHSSEHLILHQPIKPGSRVTINGEVAAVLPGRSGTRVVLRLDARDQAGAALFTEFCGATFRGVQCDGEAAGRDDLPPLPDPPQPGDALWEHELQISPAASFVYDGCSDIVFPIHTSVGFAKAVGLPGIILQGTATLAMAAAVLLTREAGNEPERLAQLACRFSDMVLPGTAIRVRLLRRQAHEHGTELSFEVLNSAGSAALSAGYALVR; the protein is encoded by the coding sequence ATGAAGATCAGCACCGAGCTTTGGGGCGCGGCCCTTGACGAGCACAGCGTGGACATCGACTGGCGCGCCACCACCAACTACGCGGCGGGGGCGGGCGATCTCAACCCGCGCTATCTGGACGACACTCATCCGCAGGGCATGGTCGCGCCGCCGATGTTCGCCGTGGCCCTGACCTGGCCGATGATCCAGGGGATTCAAACCAGCCTGGGCGACCGCTTGCAGCCCGAGGTGGTGATGACCATGGTCCACTCCAGCGAGCATCTGATCTTGCACCAGCCGATCAAACCCGGCTCGCGCGTGACCATCAACGGCGAGGTGGCCGCAGTGCTGCCCGGGCGTTCGGGAACGCGCGTGGTGCTGCGGCTCGACGCCCGCGACCAGGCGGGCGCTGCGCTGTTCACCGAGTTTTGCGGGGCCACGTTCCGCGGGGTCCAGTGCGACGGCGAAGCTGCGGGCCGCGACGACCTGCCGCCTCTGCCCGATCCTCCCCAGCCCGGCGATGCGCTGTGGGAGCACGAATTACAAATCAGCCCGGCCGCGTCGTTCGTGTACGACGGCTGTTCGGATATCGTATTTCCGATCCACACTTCGGTGGGATTCGCCAAGGCAGTGGGCCTGCCCGGGATAATTTTGCAGGGCACCGCGACCCTGGCGATGGCCGCGGCCGTGCTGCTTACGCGCGAGGCCGGAAACGAGCCCGAACGCCTGGCACAGCTGGCCTGCCGCTTCAGCGATATGGTGCTGCCGGGGACCGCAATCCGCGTGCGTCTGCTGCGCCGCCAAGCGCACGAGCACGGCACCGAGCTGAGCTTCGAGGTGCTCAACAGCGCGGGAAGCGCCGCGCTCAGCGCGGGATACGCACTGGTCAGATGA
- the rsmB gene encoding 16S rRNA (cytosine(967)-C(5))-methyltransferase RsmB has translation MADPARQTAMAVLSRTERQHAYASVVLDAQLRKQKLSSSDRALATELVYGCLRHAIRLDETALRLADGRKLDPLSLRLLRLGLYQLAFLRIPEHAAVHASVGLAPPERRGLINALLRRFIREGRRLAEPVPGDGAARGLSLLYSHPLWMVERMLARYDEQTVEQALDALNANLGVHLRAEVEPEELIAALAREGHTARAGRLASRAVRLDRFSLLGRDQLFREGRYTPQDEASQTVIELCGAQPGQKVLDLCAAPGNKTTGLARAVGPEGRVTALDLHPTRLGRVPEEARRLGLFNIESRVADATNRRELDRALKDRGEFDLVLVDAPCSALGTLAHSPELKARRVPADIERLAALQLELLQSAVARTAHGGTLVYSVCTLTPEENAGVVAKLLEACPELEPQAFDALGTDWDKIKSAPHEVEILPQLFGTEGFYVARFVRR, from the coding sequence ATCGCCGATCCGGCGCGACAAACAGCCATGGCCGTGCTTTCACGCACCGAGCGTCAGCACGCCTACGCCTCGGTGGTGCTCGACGCCCAGTTGCGTAAGCAAAAGCTTTCCAGCTCGGACCGCGCCCTTGCCACGGAGCTGGTCTACGGTTGCCTGCGCCACGCGATCCGTTTGGACGAGACCGCGTTGCGCCTGGCCGACGGCCGCAAGCTCGATCCGTTGAGCCTGCGGCTGCTGCGGCTGGGGCTGTATCAGCTGGCGTTTTTGCGCATTCCCGAACACGCGGCGGTCCACGCCAGCGTGGGCCTGGCCCCGCCCGAGCGTCGCGGGCTGATCAACGCCCTGCTGCGGCGCTTTATCCGCGAGGGCAGACGCCTGGCCGAGCCCGTGCCCGGCGATGGCGCTGCGCGCGGGCTCTCGTTGCTCTACAGCCATCCGTTGTGGATGGTGGAACGGATGCTCGCGCGTTACGACGAGCAGACGGTCGAGCAGGCCCTGGACGCGCTCAACGCCAACCTGGGCGTGCATCTGCGCGCGGAGGTCGAGCCCGAGGAGCTGATCGCGGCACTGGCGCGCGAGGGCCATACGGCGCGCGCCGGACGCCTGGCATCGCGCGCGGTGCGGCTTGATCGTTTCTCCTTACTGGGCCGCGACCAGCTGTTCCGCGAGGGGCGCTACACCCCCCAGGACGAGGCGAGCCAGACGGTGATCGAACTGTGCGGTGCGCAGCCGGGCCAAAAGGTGCTCGACCTGTGTGCGGCGCCGGGCAACAAGACCACGGGCCTGGCCCGGGCGGTAGGCCCCGAGGGGCGGGTAACGGCGCTGGACCTGCATCCGACCCGGCTTGGCCGCGTGCCCGAGGAGGCGCGGCGTCTGGGACTGTTCAACATCGAGAGCCGCGTGGCCGACGCCACGAACCGTCGCGAGTTGGACCGCGCGTTGAAAGATCGCGGCGAGTTCGATCTGGTGCTGGTCGACGCGCCGTGTTCAGCCCTGGGCACGTTGGCGCATTCGCCCGAGCTCAAGGCGCGACGCGTTCCGGCTGACATCGAACGCCTGGCCGCGCTACAGCTCGAGCTGCTGCAAAGCGCGGTGGCGCGCACCGCCCATGGCGGCACCCTGGTCTATTCGGTGTGCACCCTGACTCCCGAGGAGAACGCGGGCGTGGTGGCCAAATTGCTCGAGGCCTGCCCCGAGCTCGAGCCCCAGGCGTTTGACGCGCTTGGGACGGATTGGGATAAGATCAAGTCCGCGCCCCACGAGGTCGAGATCCTGCCGCAGCTATTCGGCACCGAGGGATTTTACGTAGCGCGCTTTGTCAGGAGGTGA
- the rpe gene encoding ribulose-phosphate 3-epimerase encodes MKPLIAPSILSADFSKLGEEVKAVVKAGADWIHVDVMDGRFVPNISIGPPVVHSLRKVTRKPLDVHLMILEPERYIEAFAKAGADLITVHAEASVHLHRTIQLIKAEGKLAGVSLNPSTPVQAVEAVIEDCDMLLVMTVNPGFGGQKFIEGQLPKIRRLAQMIAEVNKPIRLQVDGGINPQTIVEARQAGGDCFVAGNAVFSHKSYANAIKALRDGIARVG; translated from the coding sequence ATGAAACCGCTAATCGCACCATCGATTCTATCGGCGGATTTCTCCAAGCTCGGCGAGGAGGTCAAGGCGGTAGTCAAAGCCGGCGCCGACTGGATCCACGTCGACGTGATGGACGGCCGCTTCGTACCCAACATCAGCATCGGCCCGCCGGTGGTGCACAGCCTGCGCAAGGTCACGCGCAAACCGCTGGACGTGCACCTGATGATCCTCGAGCCCGAGCGCTACATCGAGGCGTTCGCCAAGGCCGGGGCCGACCTGATTACCGTACACGCCGAGGCCTCGGTGCATCTGCACCGCACGATCCAGCTGATCAAGGCCGAGGGCAAGCTCGCGGGCGTAAGCCTCAATCCATCGACGCCCGTGCAGGCTGTCGAGGCGGTGATCGAGGACTGCGACATGCTGCTGGTGATGACCGTCAACCCGGGATTCGGCGGCCAGAAGTTCATCGAAGGTCAGCTGCCCAAAATCCGCCGACTGGCCCAGATGATCGCCGAGGTCAACAAGCCGATCCGGCTGCAGGTCGACGGCGGAATCAACCCGCAGACCATCGTCGAGGCGCGCCAGGCTGGCGGCGACTGTTTTGTGGCGGGCAACGCGGTTTTCTCGCACAAAAGCTACGCCAATGCGATCAAGGCCCTGCGCGACGGGATCGCCCGAGTGGGATAG
- a CDS encoding dihydroxy-acid dehydratase, with translation MRSRGCFSSGGQTAGRRGLLDHRDQPRAHAPGLLAQRVKDGVSAAVGVPFEFNVPAPCDGIAMGHQGMRFIRALIADLVEVHVRSMRFDTMAGGMPWWKYLSNRFLTLAENMLTGQNLSEWHTGYRAYSRKVLETVPWERNSDDFIFDSQFLMQTAFLGFKIAEIPVPVRYYDDSSSINFKRSATYGLLTLYTALQFALACTKIHRAKLFEPK, from the coding sequence TTGCGGTCGAGGGGCTGTTTTTCATCTGGCGGGCAAACCGCTGGTAGGCGTGGCCTGCTCGACCACCGAGATCAACCCCGGGCACATGCACCTGGGCTCCTGGCCCAGCGCGTCAAGGACGGCGTGAGCGCGGCCGTCGGCGTTCCGTTCGAGTTCAACGTACCCGCGCCCTGCGACGGCATCGCCATGGGCCATCAGGGGATGCGATTTATCCGCGCCCTGATCGCCGACCTAGTCGAGGTCCACGTGCGCAGCATGCGCTTCGACACCATGGCCGGCGGCATGCCCTGGTGGAAGTACCTCTCCAACCGCTTCCTGACCCTGGCCGAGAACATGCTCACCGGACAGAACCTCTCCGAATGGCACACCGGCTACCGCGCCTACTCGCGCAAGGTGCTCGAAACGGTCCCCTGGGAACGCAACTCCGACGACTTCATCTTCGACTCGCAGTTCCTGATGCAGACGGCCTTTCTCGGATTCAAGATCGCCGAGATCCCGGTGCCCGTGCGCTACTACGACGACTCGAGCTCGATCAACTTCAAACGCAGCGCGACCTACGGCCTGCTCACACTGTACACGGCCCTGCAGTTCGCCCTGGCCTGCACCAAAATCCACCGCGCCAAACTCTTCGAGCCCAAATAG
- a CDS encoding helix-turn-helix domain-containing protein: MRRTQMLQEIRKMRFEKVLSTWTERKITQDEAALMLGVCSRTFRRYIHRYEDSGVQGLLDKRLTQASARRAPVGS; this comes from the coding sequence ATGAGGCGAACGCAGATGCTGCAGGAGATCAGGAAGATGCGTTTTGAGAAAGTTTTGTCGACCTGGACCGAGAGGAAGATCACGCAGGATGAGGCGGCGTTGATGCTGGGCGTCTGTTCCAGGACGTTTCGGCGCTACATCCATCGCTACGAAGACAGCGGAGTCCAAGGGTTGCTCGACAAACGTCTGACCCAGGCCTCGGCCCGCAGAGCGCCGGTGGGGAGTTAG
- a CDS encoding oxidoreductase gives MKWTAADIPSQKGRTALITGANSGLGFQSARALAGHGARVVLACRNQEKGQQALDAIRSEHADAQVELAELDLSNLESVRAFAAGFVKDNQRLDLLLNNAGVMVPPYGKTADGFELQIGTNHLGHFALDGLLMPLLLATPNSRVMSVSSGGHRVGKVDFDDLHWERKRYAKWSAYGQSKLANLLFIYELQRRLEAIDAPTIAVAAHPGWASTNLQKYYWLAVIFNPILAQTPEHGAWPSLFAATMPQVRGGEYYGPKGIGELRGHPKRVESNKRSHDEQTASRLWDVSCELTGVHYESLLPKAD, from the coding sequence ATGAAGTGGACTGCCGCTGATATCCCTTCCCAAAAAGGCCGCACCGCGTTGATAACCGGCGCCAACAGCGGCCTGGGGTTCCAATCCGCGCGGGCATTGGCCGGCCACGGCGCACGGGTGGTGCTTGCCTGCCGCAACCAGGAAAAGGGCCAACAGGCGCTGGACGCGATCAGGTCCGAGCATGCCGATGCCCAGGTTGAACTCGCGGAGCTCGACCTGTCGAACCTCGAGTCGGTACGCGCATTCGCAGCCGGATTCGTCAAGGATAACCAGCGGCTGGACCTGTTGCTCAACAACGCCGGGGTAATGGTCCCGCCCTATGGCAAGACCGCCGATGGCTTTGAGTTGCAGATCGGCACCAACCACCTGGGGCACTTCGCCCTCGACGGCCTGCTCATGCCGCTGCTGCTGGCCACGCCCAATTCGCGTGTAATGTCGGTCTCCAGCGGCGGCCACCGCGTGGGCAAAGTCGATTTCGACGACCTGCACTGGGAGCGCAAACGCTACGCCAAATGGAGCGCCTACGGCCAGAGCAAGCTTGCCAACCTGCTGTTTATTTACGAACTTCAGCGCAGGCTCGAGGCGATCGACGCGCCGACCATCGCCGTGGCCGCCCACCCTGGATGGGCCTCCACCAACCTTCAGAAATACTACTGGCTGGCGGTGATCTTCAATCCGATCCTGGCCCAGACCCCGGAGCATGGCGCCTGGCCCTCGCTGTTTGCGGCGACCATGCCGCAGGTGCGCGGCGGCGAGTACTACGGCCCCAAGGGCATCGGCGAGCTGCGGGGCCATCCCAAACGGGTCGAATCCAACAAGCGCTCCCATGACGAGCAGACCGCATCCCGACTGTGGGACGTGAGCTGCGAGCTGACCGGCGTGCACTACGAATCCCTACTGCCCAAGGCCGATTAG
- a CDS encoding metallophosphoesterase, with the protein MPRWLMFLLFLIIAAAIMAGMHFYLFRRLVADPALPAGWHSAATALLIVMALSVPLSFLVVRFLSGVGARFLLYPIYIWLGVLFLTFTMLLGLDLLKVLIWFGSRLTGYGAMLYDPAYRVLIARLLAAAVAGIVLVTAIVAVHNGLRSPQVKRLELRLDNLPPEFDGFTIAQLSDLHLSPLLGRRWLEEVVAATNALEPDLVAITGDLADGTVAQLGSDAEPIAGLEAPHGVFFVTGNHEYFFDLEGWLSFLTQRGVRVLRNERIELLRGDAAIDLAGVDDHDGRHLASGHGTDLEQALEGRDPQRAVVLLAHQPRAIKQASQLGVDLVLSGHTHGGQVWPFYYAVYLQQPYISGLHERNGTQLYVSHGTGFWGPPMRLGTTAEITLITLRQPEQP; encoded by the coding sequence ATGCCGCGCTGGTTGATGTTTCTGCTGTTCCTGATAATCGCCGCCGCGATCATGGCCGGGATGCACTTCTACCTCTTTCGCCGACTGGTCGCTGACCCTGCGCTGCCCGCGGGCTGGCACTCTGCGGCCACAGCGTTGCTGATCGTGATGGCGCTCAGCGTGCCGCTTTCGTTCCTGGTGGTGCGCTTTTTAAGCGGTGTCGGCGCCAGGTTCCTGCTCTATCCGATCTACATCTGGCTCGGCGTGCTGTTCCTGACCTTCACCATGCTGCTCGGTCTGGACCTGCTCAAGGTGCTGATTTGGTTCGGCTCGCGTCTGACCGGCTACGGCGCGATGCTCTACGACCCGGCGTACCGGGTGCTGATCGCGCGGCTGTTGGCCGCGGCTGTGGCCGGGATCGTATTGGTGACAGCGATAGTGGCCGTGCACAACGGCCTGAGATCCCCGCAGGTCAAGCGTCTCGAGCTGCGGCTGGACAATCTGCCGCCCGAGTTCGACGGGTTCACCATCGCCCAGCTTAGCGACCTGCACTTAAGCCCGCTGTTGGGCCGCCGATGGCTCGAGGAGGTGGTCGCCGCGACCAACGCGCTTGAGCCCGACCTGGTGGCGATCACCGGCGATTTGGCCGACGGCACGGTGGCCCAACTGGGCAGCGACGCCGAGCCGATCGCCGGGCTCGAGGCGCCCCATGGCGTGTTCTTCGTCACCGGCAATCACGAGTATTTCTTCGACCTGGAGGGCTGGCTGAGCTTCCTGACGCAGCGCGGGGTGCGCGTGCTGCGCAACGAGCGGATCGAGCTGCTACGCGGCGACGCGGCCATCGACTTGGCGGGCGTGGACGACCATGACGGCCGCCATTTGGCAAGCGGACACGGGACCGACCTGGAGCAGGCGCTTGAGGGCCGCGACCCGCAACGCGCCGTTGTGTTGCTGGCCCATCAGCCGCGCGCGATCAAGCAGGCCTCGCAACTCGGGGTCGACCTGGTGCTCAGTGGACATACCCACGGCGGCCAGGTCTGGCCGTTCTACTACGCGGTCTATCTACAGCAGCCCTACATCAGCGGCCTGCACGAGCGCAACGGCACGCAGCTCTACGTAAGTCACGGCACCGGATTTTGGGGGCCGCCGATGCGCCTGGGCACTACTGCGGAGATCACCCTGATCACCCTGCGACAACCCGAGCAACCTTGA
- a CDS encoding GTPase domain-containing protein: protein MDPIEKLEQINQAFAELLAAPRPAQLAPAHRADELMVWFLLGGKDVGKSTFLNSLLQTQVSSEPPESAEGTSGFVAYIHHSARPELEARISGLPLKVRFHDHQSEAHRRLCLIDSPDFDSRYQSHAAQVARALGAGAADGVVLLASPAKYKDVDYWNAFNSVSGAMSLRHILFVLTKADELGDYIDQVRDDFRATIERRVDAADQGNAGRIYLVDSIERGLDFKRLESKLLRKLSADDVAVAQRHNRQQALSRGANSIREHYRLPDIGGELARAMAPEQIDEAFEEQFSDVYFQAVSARLARHSGVAAAVREELWTLSGRSLAGVSAISGALRWISSRRPLRLRSKSSHDERPPEASDLAPLLRWGGETLEQRLERAQRRTLEPLRLEHPEALEPLLDQGAAFQDLEQLLDDHLAQPVKRLFSWPLRLLLNLPVYLYLLFFVCLLFYPALLMLRAWGLIAIPGFEGLLTLENVEVSVIGFIGYYIMAAMFVIRRSRERVRSESELLAQRFVEQMRELLRGQTRLPLQRFSEQFTRLLQRLDSAV, encoded by the coding sequence ATGGACCCGATCGAGAAGCTCGAACAGATCAACCAGGCTTTCGCCGAGCTGCTGGCCGCGCCCCGGCCCGCACAGCTCGCCCCGGCCCATCGCGCCGATGAGCTGATGGTCTGGTTCCTGCTCGGCGGCAAGGACGTGGGCAAATCGACTTTTCTCAACAGCCTGCTCCAGACGCAGGTCAGCTCCGAGCCGCCGGAGTCGGCCGAGGGGACCAGCGGCTTCGTAGCCTACATCCACCACTCGGCGCGTCCCGAGCTCGAGGCGCGCATCAGCGGCCTGCCGCTCAAGGTGCGATTTCACGACCATCAAAGCGAGGCGCACCGTCGGCTGTGCCTGATCGACAGCCCGGACTTCGACAGCCGCTACCAAAGCCACGCGGCCCAGGTCGCCCGGGCCCTGGGGGCCGGCGCTGCCGATGGCGTGGTGCTGCTGGCCAGCCCGGCCAAGTACAAGGACGTGGATTACTGGAACGCCTTTAACAGCGTGTCCGGCGCGATGTCCCTGCGTCATATCCTGTTCGTGCTGACCAAGGCCGACGAGCTGGGCGATTACATCGATCAAGTGCGCGACGATTTCCGCGCCACCATCGAGCGCAGGGTCGACGCCGCGGATCAAGGCAACGCCGGGCGGATCTACCTGGTCGACTCCATTGAGCGCGGCCTGGATTTCAAGCGCCTCGAGAGCAAGCTGCTGCGCAAGCTCTCGGCCGACGACGTGGCCGTGGCCCAGCGCCACAATCGGCAACAGGCCCTATCCCGCGGCGCGAACAGCATCCGCGAGCACTACCGGCTGCCGGACATCGGCGGCGAGCTTGCGCGCGCAATGGCCCCCGAGCAGATCGACGAGGCGTTCGAGGAACAGTTCAGCGACGTCTATTTCCAGGCCGTGTCAGCCCGACTGGCTCGGCATTCGGGAGTGGCGGCGGCCGTGCGCGAGGAGCTGTGGACGCTCTCCGGACGCTCGCTGGCCGGCGTCTCGGCAATCAGCGGAGCCCTGCGCTGGATCAGCTCGCGCAGGCCGCTGAGGCTGCGCAGCAAGAGCAGCCACGACGAGCGTCCGCCCGAGGCCTCCGATCTTGCCCCGTTGCTGCGCTGGGGAGGCGAGACCCTCGAACAACGCCTGGAGCGCGCCCAGCGCCGCACCCTCGAGCCGTTGCGCCTGGAGCATCCCGAGGCCCTCGAGCCGCTGCTCGACCAGGGCGCGGCGTTTCAGGACCTGGAGCAGCTGCTCGACGATCACCTAGCCCAGCCGGTCAAACGTCTGTTCTCCTGGCCGCTACGCCTGCTGCTCAACCTGCCGGTCTACCTCTACCTGCTGTTCTTCGTCTGTCTGTTGTTCTATCCGGCGCTGCTGATGCTGCGAGCCTGGGGCCTGATCGCGATCCCGGGCTTTGAGGGCCTGCTGACCCTGGAGAACGTCGAGGTCTCGGTGATCGGCTTTATCGGCTATTACATTATGGCCGCGATGTTCGTAATCCGCCGCAGCCGCGAGCGCGTGCGTAGCGAATCCGAGCTGCTCGCCCAGCGCTTCGTCGAACAGATGCGCGAACTGTTGCGCGGACAGACGCGGCTTCCGCTGCAACGCTTCAGCGAACAATTCACCCGGCTGCTCCAACGGCTCGACAGCGCCGTTTGA
- a CDS encoding GTPase domain-containing protein, whose amino-acid sequence MSKEPDFDALWSAAVERGNGLLGELLERRPGRSTERVEILLGLCRLLDLRLRHPHAPALIGILGSANSGKSTLFNSIAEAEVSKVTPIPHQTVGTIVALSPSLAKVVDDPSFLRPAIKALRWVEGDAIDLSGTPTEALAVPVFTTDAASFALIDLPDVGTVESQQEHSVALRMLPWIDRVILVVTEESFAQADHERIERTLGALHPQRARGELFVVLNRHHARTTEPEFQARLDSLRSFWSEAAVSSLPHLESGARFRREDFGPLVAEANPRVSRLLRQALVNLASELAVEIATTARDRERARDQLRRGAASEVNDAGRFRRSFFSDEFLRRMDVFSPWRTSLSRLKSLLGSEPPRQELVDLLDSAPLKRHAREVLARIRQDLQRGVQRLADGRETIEPPAPDYEALDAALDELVQRVNLDARKDVEALLTQLQEQHKVKDPLWSLVTIVASTGFLVDLFIPSVGTLGTLAFSGVLSALGFGGVLTADLMRKLRTGKLRETFERELRELLGVQVEAMLDSEAFTGLDLGAPALELQRWTDDLPEVR is encoded by the coding sequence ATGAGCAAAGAGCCTGACTTCGACGCGCTGTGGAGTGCCGCCGTTGAGCGCGGCAACGGCCTGCTCGGCGAGTTGCTCGAGCGACGGCCGGGACGCAGCACCGAAAGGGTCGAGATCCTGCTGGGCCTGTGCCGTCTGCTCGACCTGCGCCTGCGCCATCCGCACGCTCCGGCGTTAATCGGAATCCTCGGCAGTGCCAACAGCGGCAAATCGACGCTGTTCAACAGCATCGCCGAAGCCGAGGTCTCCAAGGTCACGCCGATCCCGCACCAGACCGTGGGTACGATCGTCGCCCTGTCTCCGAGCTTGGCAAAAGTTGTGGACGACCCCTCGTTTTTACGGCCGGCGATCAAAGCGCTGCGCTGGGTCGAGGGCGACGCGATCGATCTGAGCGGAACGCCGACCGAGGCTCTGGCCGTGCCGGTATTCACCACGGACGCGGCAAGCTTCGCGCTGATCGACCTGCCGGACGTGGGCACCGTTGAATCGCAGCAGGAGCACAGCGTGGCCCTGCGCATGCTGCCCTGGATCGACCGCGTGATCCTGGTGGTGACTGAGGAGTCGTTCGCCCAGGCCGACCACGAGCGGATCGAACGCACCTTGGGCGCGCTCCATCCGCAACGGGCGCGCGGCGAGCTGTTCGTGGTGCTCAACCGCCACCACGCGCGCACCACCGAGCCCGAGTTTCAGGCGCGGCTGGACTCGCTGCGCAGCTTCTGGAGCGAGGCCGCGGTCTCCTCGCTGCCGCACCTGGAATCCGGCGCGCGATTTAGGCGCGAGGACTTCGGACCGCTGGTGGCCGAGGCCAACCCGCGCGTAAGCAGGCTGCTTAGGCAGGCGCTGGTCAACCTGGCATCCGAGCTGGCCGTGGAGATCGCCACCACGGCCCGCGATCGCGAGCGCGCCCGCGATCAACTGCGACGCGGCGCAGCCTCCGAGGTCAACGATGCCGGACGCTTTCGCCGCTCGTTTTTCTCCGATGAGTTCCTGCGGCGGATGGATGTCTTCTCGCCCTGGCGCACATCCCTGTCGCGGCTCAAGAGCCTGCTGGGCAGCGAGCCGCCGCGGCAGGAGCTGGTCGACCTGCTCGACTCCGCACCGCTCAAGCGTCACGCCCGCGAGGTGTTGGCACGCATCCGCCAGGACCTGCAACGCGGCGTGCAGCGTCTGGCCGACGGCCGGGAAACCATCGAGCCCCCCGCGCCCGATTATGAGGCGCTCGACGCGGCGCTGGACGAGTTGGTCCAGCGCGTCAACCTCGACGCGCGCAAGGACGTCGAGGCGCTGCTGACCCAGCTTCAGGAGCAGCACAAGGTCAAGGACCCGCTGTGGTCGTTGGTGACGATCGTCGCCTCCACCGGCTTTCTGGTCGACCTGTTCATCCCCAGCGTGGGAACCCTGGGCACCCTGGCGTTCAGCGGAGTGCTCAGTGCCCTGGGGTTCGGCGGCGTGCTGACCGCGGACCTGATGCGCAAGCTGCGCACCGGCAAACTGCGCGAGACCTTCGAACGCGAGCTGCGCGAGCTGCTCGGCGTTCAGGTCGAGGCGATGCTCGACTCCGAAGCGTTCACCGGTCTGGATCTGGGCGCCCCGGCCCTGGAACTGCAACGTTGGACCGACGACCTGCCCGAGGTGAGGTGA